In the Setaria italica strain Yugu1 chromosome VI, Setaria_italica_v2.0, whole genome shotgun sequence genome, one interval contains:
- the LOC101777069 gene encoding putative cysteine-rich receptor-like protein kinase 35 isoform X1: MPSSPSGHRQGRCLLLLAMVASLSTFVMSMDSRFTLVHCQTSAAPSPAPSSPSPPPPSSSSSTATNSTFWSNVVALLDALPSAAAPTGFASLSRGNGTNRAFVRGICRGDSAGGDCARYLRSAAMGIRSRCNSNSRRAAIWYDDGSTVTYPAPMFCFVSFADTNTSTPDEQKYRHEMHNTGQARDKGAFENTYYTLMTRLAARVVNGSGDTAPASFPEAPMFATGEAVYDPGVPNGTMYGLMQCMRDLTAAECDKCLQDSVPRLPSCCYGNLGGVVLGYNCYLRMEMYTYYDLKLDPPPPPAPAPSNFIGQSAGKKGLGSTLAVALPGGGTVLIALVILGVFLRRRNANRKRTPDDNSSKEEDIGYVEPEQLNLAVLRDATDNFSEENKLGEGGFGEVFKGTLQDGEEIAVKRLSQNSSQGFQELKNELVLAAKLEHRNLVRLLGVSLQEEKLVIYEYMPNRSLDTFLSDPVRRQQLDWSKRFSIICGIARGLLYLHEESRLKVIHRDLKPSNVLLDAKMNPKISDFGIARAFGGDQTRDITRRPVGTLGYMSPEYAYWGHVSTKSDMFSFGVIVLEIVTGRKNNSAYNDNSDSISVLGHVWDKWRAGSMVDVVDPALAESGYPESELLNCIEIGLLCVQENPADRPDASAVVLMLSSPTSTSDDRHRAPSRPAFVFSSGFTESDHPSRSSVEISDGVPLINGKQSSTTSVSENEMSISELQPR; encoded by the exons ATGCCGTCGTCTCCATCCGGCCACCGCCAGGGCCGTTGCCTGCTCCTCCTTGCCATGGTGGCGAGCCTCTCTACCTTCGTAATGTCCATGGACAGCCGGTTCACGTTGGTCCACTGCCAAACGTCGGCGGCGCCATCTCCTgctccctcgtcgccgtcgccgccgccgccatcctcctcctcctccaccgccactaACAGCACGTTCTGGTCCAACGTCGTCGCGTTACTGGATGCGCTACCGTCTGCAGCAGCACCGACGGGCTTCGCCTCCCTGTCTCGCGGCAACGGCACCAACCGCGCCTTCGTCCGAGGCATCTGCCGCGGCGACTCCGCCGGTGGCGATTGCGCCAGGTACCTCCGGAGCGCCGCCATGGGCATCCGGAGCCGatgcaacagcaacagccgccgcgccgccatctGGTACGACGACGGCTCCACCGTGACATATCCGGCGCCGATGTTCTGCTTCGTCAGCTTTGCCGACACCAACACGTCCACGCCCGACGAGCAGAAGTACCGCCACGAAATGCATAACACGGGGCAGGCCCGTGACAAGGGCGCCTTCGAGAACACATACTACACGCTCATGACGCGGCTCGCCGCGCGCGTCGTCAACGGCTCCGGCGACACCGCGCCGGCCTCCTTCCCGGAGGCGCCGATGTTCGCGACGGGGGAGGCCGTGTATGACCCCGGCGTCCCCAACGGAACCATGTACGGGCTGATGCAGTGCATGAGGGATCTGACGGCGGCGGAGTGCGACAAGTGCTTGCAGGACTCGGTGCCACGGCTGCCTAGCTGCTGCTATGGTAACCTGGGTGGGGTGGTGCTCGGCTACAACTGCTACCTTCGCATGGAGATGTACACCTACTATGATCTCAAGCTTGATCCACCGCCCCCTCCAGCGCCAGCTCCGTCCAACTTCATCGGACAAAGTGCAG GAAAAAAGGGGCTTGGTTCGActctcgccgtcgccctccctggtggtggaacggtCCTCATTGCGCTCGTCATCCTTGGTGTTTTCTTACGCAGAAGAAATGCCAATCGAAAGAGAACGCCAG ACGACAACAGTAGCAAAGAAGAGGACATCGGATATGTTGAGCCGGAGCAACTTAATCTAGCGGTGTTAAGAGATGCAACCGACAATTTCTCGGAAGAAAACAAGCTTGGAGAGGGAGGTTTTGGAGAAGTGTTCAAG GGTACATTACAAGATGGGGAAGAGATAGCTGTGAAGAGGCTTTCACAGAACTCCTCACAGGGATTCCAAGAGCTTAAGAACGAGCTTGTTCTGGCTGCCAAGCTTGAGCACAGGAACCTGGTGCGGCTCTTGGGTGTGTCCCTGCAAGAAGAGAAGCTGGTCATCTACGAGTACATGCCCAATAGAAGCCTAGATACCTTCCTTTCTG ATCCAGTGAGACGGCAACAGCTCGACTGGAGCAAGAGGTTTTCCATCATCTGCGGTATCGCACGAGGACTTCTCTACCTCCACGAGGAGTCCCGCTTGAAGGTCATTCACAGAGATCTAAAGCCAAGCAATGTATTGCTTGATGCAAAGATGAACCccaaaatttcagattttggcATCGCCAGGGCTTTCGGTGGAGACCAAACTAGAGATATAACAAGACGACCTGTTGGAACACT CGGGTACATGTCCCCAGAGTATGCCTATTGGGGGCATGTTTCAACCAAGTCAGACATGTTCAGCTTCGGGGTCATAGTCCTGGAAATTGTGACCGGGCGAAAGAACAACAGCGCATACAACGACAATTCAGACTCCATATCTGTTCTGGGCCAT GTATGGGACAAGTGGAGAGCTGGTTCCATGGTGGATGTGGTAGACCCAGCGCTAGCGGAGTCAGGGTACCCGGAAAGCGAGCTACTCAACTGCATAGAGATCGGTCTCCTATGTGTCCAGGAGAACCCAGCGGACCGACCAGACGCCTCTGCAGTGGTGCTTATGCTCAGCAGCCCGACCTCCACGTCTGATGACAGACATCGTGCCCCGTCTAGGCCAGCCTTCGTCTTCAGCTCCGGCTTCACTGAATCAGATCACCCATCAAGATCCAGTGTCGAGATCTCTGATGGCGTGCCGCTGATTAACGGCAAACAGTCCTCGACAACCTCGGTTTCAGAGAATGAGATGTCGATCTCAGAGCTTCAGCCGAGATAG
- the LOC101777069 gene encoding putative cysteine-rich receptor-like protein kinase 35 isoform X2, translating to MPSSPSGHRQGRCLLLLAMVASLSTFVMSMDSRFTLVHCQTSAAPSPAPSSPSPPPPSSSSSTATNSTFWSNVVALLDALPSAAAPTGFASLSRGNGTNRAFVRGICRGDSAGGDCARYLRSAAMGIRSRCNSNSRRAAIWYDDGSTVTYPAPMFCFVSFADTNTSTPDEQKYRHEMHNTGQARDKGAFENTYYTLMTRLAARVVNGSGDTAPASFPEAPMFATGEAVYDPGVPNGTMYGLMQCMRDLTAAECDKCLQDSVPRLPSCCYGNLGGVVLGYNCYLRMEMYTYYDLKLDPPPPPAPAPSNFIGQSADDNSSKEEDIGYVEPEQLNLAVLRDATDNFSEENKLGEGGFGEVFKGTLQDGEEIAVKRLSQNSSQGFQELKNELVLAAKLEHRNLVRLLGVSLQEEKLVIYEYMPNRSLDTFLSDPVRRQQLDWSKRFSIICGIARGLLYLHEESRLKVIHRDLKPSNVLLDAKMNPKISDFGIARAFGGDQTRDITRRPVGTLGYMSPEYAYWGHVSTKSDMFSFGVIVLEIVTGRKNNSAYNDNSDSISVLGHVWDKWRAGSMVDVVDPALAESGYPESELLNCIEIGLLCVQENPADRPDASAVVLMLSSPTSTSDDRHRAPSRPAFVFSSGFTESDHPSRSSVEISDGVPLINGKQSSTTSVSENEMSISELQPR from the exons ATGCCGTCGTCTCCATCCGGCCACCGCCAGGGCCGTTGCCTGCTCCTCCTTGCCATGGTGGCGAGCCTCTCTACCTTCGTAATGTCCATGGACAGCCGGTTCACGTTGGTCCACTGCCAAACGTCGGCGGCGCCATCTCCTgctccctcgtcgccgtcgccgccgccgccatcctcctcctcctccaccgccactaACAGCACGTTCTGGTCCAACGTCGTCGCGTTACTGGATGCGCTACCGTCTGCAGCAGCACCGACGGGCTTCGCCTCCCTGTCTCGCGGCAACGGCACCAACCGCGCCTTCGTCCGAGGCATCTGCCGCGGCGACTCCGCCGGTGGCGATTGCGCCAGGTACCTCCGGAGCGCCGCCATGGGCATCCGGAGCCGatgcaacagcaacagccgccgcgccgccatctGGTACGACGACGGCTCCACCGTGACATATCCGGCGCCGATGTTCTGCTTCGTCAGCTTTGCCGACACCAACACGTCCACGCCCGACGAGCAGAAGTACCGCCACGAAATGCATAACACGGGGCAGGCCCGTGACAAGGGCGCCTTCGAGAACACATACTACACGCTCATGACGCGGCTCGCCGCGCGCGTCGTCAACGGCTCCGGCGACACCGCGCCGGCCTCCTTCCCGGAGGCGCCGATGTTCGCGACGGGGGAGGCCGTGTATGACCCCGGCGTCCCCAACGGAACCATGTACGGGCTGATGCAGTGCATGAGGGATCTGACGGCGGCGGAGTGCGACAAGTGCTTGCAGGACTCGGTGCCACGGCTGCCTAGCTGCTGCTATGGTAACCTGGGTGGGGTGGTGCTCGGCTACAACTGCTACCTTCGCATGGAGATGTACACCTACTATGATCTCAAGCTTGATCCACCGCCCCCTCCAGCGCCAGCTCCGTCCAACTTCATCGGACAAAGTGCAG ACGACAACAGTAGCAAAGAAGAGGACATCGGATATGTTGAGCCGGAGCAACTTAATCTAGCGGTGTTAAGAGATGCAACCGACAATTTCTCGGAAGAAAACAAGCTTGGAGAGGGAGGTTTTGGAGAAGTGTTCAAG GGTACATTACAAGATGGGGAAGAGATAGCTGTGAAGAGGCTTTCACAGAACTCCTCACAGGGATTCCAAGAGCTTAAGAACGAGCTTGTTCTGGCTGCCAAGCTTGAGCACAGGAACCTGGTGCGGCTCTTGGGTGTGTCCCTGCAAGAAGAGAAGCTGGTCATCTACGAGTACATGCCCAATAGAAGCCTAGATACCTTCCTTTCTG ATCCAGTGAGACGGCAACAGCTCGACTGGAGCAAGAGGTTTTCCATCATCTGCGGTATCGCACGAGGACTTCTCTACCTCCACGAGGAGTCCCGCTTGAAGGTCATTCACAGAGATCTAAAGCCAAGCAATGTATTGCTTGATGCAAAGATGAACCccaaaatttcagattttggcATCGCCAGGGCTTTCGGTGGAGACCAAACTAGAGATATAACAAGACGACCTGTTGGAACACT CGGGTACATGTCCCCAGAGTATGCCTATTGGGGGCATGTTTCAACCAAGTCAGACATGTTCAGCTTCGGGGTCATAGTCCTGGAAATTGTGACCGGGCGAAAGAACAACAGCGCATACAACGACAATTCAGACTCCATATCTGTTCTGGGCCAT GTATGGGACAAGTGGAGAGCTGGTTCCATGGTGGATGTGGTAGACCCAGCGCTAGCGGAGTCAGGGTACCCGGAAAGCGAGCTACTCAACTGCATAGAGATCGGTCTCCTATGTGTCCAGGAGAACCCAGCGGACCGACCAGACGCCTCTGCAGTGGTGCTTATGCTCAGCAGCCCGACCTCCACGTCTGATGACAGACATCGTGCCCCGTCTAGGCCAGCCTTCGTCTTCAGCTCCGGCTTCACTGAATCAGATCACCCATCAAGATCCAGTGTCGAGATCTCTGATGGCGTGCCGCTGATTAACGGCAAACAGTCCTCGACAACCTCGGTTTCAGAGAATGAGATGTCGATCTCAGAGCTTCAGCCGAGATAG
- the LOC101767508 gene encoding uncharacterized protein LOC101767508, whose product MILREARKQQQEGMLADSSDEGPSAAAAAAANANANAQAAPGPSTSSSFPVPAANDDEDDDVDELDGFDALSEYDGGEVVINEEDERDVKGQSCRAHTWRYHSPEDQRERRRGLNGCVWSF is encoded by the exons ATGATCCTCCGCGAGGCgcgcaagcagcagcaggaggggaTGCTCGCCGACTCCAGTGACGAGGGGccctcagccgccgccgccgccgccgccaacgccaaCGCCAACGCCCAGGCGGCTCCGGGGCCGTCCACGTCGTCCTCTTTCCCCGTCCCCGCAGCTAatgacgacgaggacgacgacgtcgacgagCTCGACGGGTTTGACGCGCTCAGCGAgtacgacggcggcgag GTGGTGATCAACGAGGAGGACGAGAGGGATGTCAAAGGACAAAGCTGCCGAGCTCACACTTGGCGATATCATTCTCCAGAAGATCAGAGAGAAAGACGCCGAGGTCTCAACGGGTGTGTATGGTCTTTTTAA
- the LOC101777488 gene encoding RNA polymerase II transcription factor B subunit 2, with product MPQVLVVARNFMDMVAALPASKLDMLYDSAFICEAVLRSLPPLAKKYALQMLYVLAPVAAAAMEEWVLDEYASKHRVAIDKLLQLRVFVEVRDRRKEVSYKMNQKFQGNMQKYLVDGGSLPREPIPLSVTGRLPASADLEAYALDQWECFLLQLINSSQVEKGTSFSSSMMKTFQRGLLSSRDGEAPKLTENGFQFLLMETNAQLWYIMREYISSAEERGVDPTELISFLLELSFHKLGAAYSLNTLTDVERIAIRDLAELGLVKLQQGRKDSWFIPTQLATNLSASLSDSSSSKEGFVVLETNFRMYAYSTSKLHCEILRLFSRVEYQLPNLIVGAITKESIYGAFENGITAEQIISFLRQNAHPRVVDKIPVVPENVTDQIRLWETDRNRVEMIPSHLYEDFPSKEWFEQCCDHARDHGYLLWEDSKRMRLIVRGEFHPEMREFLRRQR from the exons ATGCCGCAGGTTTTGGTGGTGGCGCGGAACTTCATGGATATGGTGGCTGCGCTGCCTGCCTCCAAGCTTGACATGCTCTATGACTCTGCCTTCATCTGTGAGGCTGTACTCAG GTCACTCCCGCCACTAGCGAAGAAGTATGCACTGCAGATGCTGTACGTGTTGGCACCGGTGGCCGCTGCAGCTATGGAAGAGTGGGTGCTCGATGAATATGCTTCCAAGCACAGGGTCGCCATTGATAAGCTGCTCCAACTCAGGGTCTTTGTCGAAGTGCGCGATAG ACGAAAGGAGGTGAGTTACAAGATGAATCAAAAGTTCCAGGGTAATATGCAGAAGTATTTGGTTGACGG TGGAAGTTTACCAAGGGAACCGATACCGTTAAGTGTCACTGGTAGATTGCCTGCATCAGCAGACCTGGAAGCCTATGCTCTTGATCAATGGGAG TGCTTCTTGTTGCAATTGATCAATTCATCTCAAGTCGAAAAAGGAACAAGTTTCAGCTCCTCCATGATGAAGACATTTCAGCGCGGCCTTCTGAGTTCAAG GGATGGTGAAGCTCCAAAGTTGACTGAGAATGGCTTCCAATTTCTT CTTATGGAAACAAATGCACAACTTTGGTACATAATGAGAGAATACATTTCCTCTGCAGAG GAACGTGGAGTGGACCCTACGGAGCTGATATCATTTCTCTTGGAACTTAGTTTTCATAAATTGGGAGCG GCTTATAGTTTGAACACTCTGACTGATGTTGAACGAATTGCCATCAGGGATCTTGCCGAGTTGGGATTAGTCAAACTGCAGCAG GGTCGAAAGGATAGCTGGTTCATTCCTACCCAATTAGCTACAAATCTCTCAGCAAGCTTGTCAGATTCATCGTCCAGCAAAGAG GGCTTTGTTGTTTTGGAGACAAACTTTAGAATGTATGCATACTCTACCTCCAAATTGCACTGTGAAATTCTGCGCCTTTTTTCAAG GGTGGAGTATCAACTTCCAAACCTCATCGTGGGAGCTATTACAAAAGAAAGTATTTATGGTGCTTTTGAGAATGGAATAACTGCTGAGCAG ATAATTTCATTTCTTAGGCAAAATGCTCACCCTCGTGTTGTTGACAAGATACCTGTTGTTCCGGAGAATGTCACTGATCAG ATTAGGCTGTGGGAAACTGACCGTAACAGGGTTGAGATGATTCCATCACATTTGTATGAAGATTTTCCTAGCAAG GAATGGTTTGAACAATGCTGTGATCACGCAAGAGATCATGGATACTTGCTGTGGGAGGACTCTAAGAGAATGAGGCTGATTGTACGAGGGGAGTTCCATCCTGAAATGAGGGAGTTCCTCCGCAGGCAAAGATGA